One genomic window of Pseudomonas sp. LFM046 includes the following:
- the gluQRS gene encoding tRNA glutamyl-Q(34) synthetase GluQRS, with translation MTSPAYIGRFAPTPSGYLHFGSLVAALASYLDARAHGGRWLLRMEDLDPPREVPGAQAAILQTLEIYGFEWDGEMERQSERHDAYAKVIDRLYEMGIAYACTCSRKQLENHHGVYPGICRNAQHPQHDAAIRIRVPELEYHFVDRVQGEFRQHLGREVGDFVIRRRDGLYAYQLAVILDDAWQGVTDIVRGADLLDSTPRQLYLQELLGLSQPRYLHVPLIIQPDGHKLGKSYRSPPLPADSAGPLLTRALRALGQEPPEELSHCRPHEVLEWGITHWIAGRIPRCRTLAEAQLR, from the coding sequence ATGACGTCCCCTGCCTATATCGGGCGTTTCGCCCCTACACCCAGCGGTTATCTGCACTTCGGTTCGCTGGTCGCTGCCCTCGCTTCCTACCTCGATGCTCGCGCTCACGGCGGCCGCTGGCTGCTGCGCATGGAAGACCTGGACCCGCCACGGGAAGTCCCAGGCGCCCAGGCGGCGATTCTCCAGACGCTGGAAATCTACGGCTTCGAGTGGGATGGCGAAATGGAACGCCAGAGCGAGCGCCATGACGCGTACGCCAAGGTGATCGATCGCCTCTACGAAATGGGCATCGCCTACGCCTGCACCTGCTCGCGCAAGCAGCTGGAAAACCACCACGGCGTCTACCCCGGCATCTGTCGCAATGCCCAGCACCCGCAGCACGACGCGGCCATCCGCATCCGCGTACCGGAGCTGGAATACCACTTCGTCGACCGCGTACAGGGTGAGTTCCGCCAACACCTGGGCCGCGAGGTGGGCGACTTCGTCATCCGCCGCCGCGACGGCCTGTATGCCTATCAATTGGCCGTGATTCTGGACGACGCCTGGCAGGGCGTGACCGATATCGTCCGCGGCGCCGACCTGCTGGACTCGACCCCGCGCCAGCTCTACCTGCAAGAACTGCTGGGGCTGAGCCAGCCACGCTATCTGCATGTCCCGCTGATCATCCAGCCGGACGGCCACAAGCTGGGCAAGTCCTACCGCTCGCCGCCGCTACCCGCCGACAGCGCTGGTCCCTTGTTGACTCGAGCCCTGCGCGCCCTTGGCCAGGAGCCGCCAGAAGAACTGTCCCATTGCCGCCCTCACGAGGTGCTGGAATGGGGCATCACCCACTGGATCGCCGGGCGTATCCCGCGCTGCCGTACACTGGCTGAAGCGCAGCTGCGCTAG
- a CDS encoding sensor histidine kinase, producing MLMSFSLTQLILISAAYLLALFGVAWLSDRGFVPRWIIRHPLTYTLSLGVYASAWAFYGTVGLAYQYGYGFLASYLGVSGAFLLAPVLLYPILRITRTYQLSSLADLFAFRFRSTWAGALTTVIMIIGVLPLLALQIQAVADSIGILTREPVHNRVAASFCALITLFTILFGARHIATREKHAGLVFAIAFESVVKLVALGGIGLYALYGVFGGPRELELWLLQNQAALSTLHTPLQEGPWRTLLLVFFASAIVMPHMYHMTFTENLNPRAMVSASWGLPLFLLLMSLAIPLILWAGLKLGATTNPEYFTLGLGLAVDNPALALLAYVGGLSAASGLIIVLTLALSGMALNHLVLPLYQPPAEGNIYRWLKWTRRALIAFIIMAGYGFYLLLGAEQDLSNLGIVAFVATLQFLPGALSVLYWPTANRRGFIAGLLAGFGVWLFSMLLPLVGNLQGIYLPLFNAIYVLDDTSWHIAAIASLAANVLIFTLVSLFTEASPEERSAAEACTVDNVRRPQRRELMASSPQEFATQLAKPLGAKTAQKEVEQALRDLHLPFDERRPYALRRLRDRIEANLSGLMGPSVAQDMVETFLPYKSGSEGYVTEDIHFIESRLEDYHSRLTGLAAELDALRRYHRQTLQELPMGVCSLAKDQEILMWNRAMEELTEIPAQRVVGSRLSTIADPWKGLLEGFINVPDEHLHKQRLTLDGQVRALNLHKAAIEEPLAPGSSGLVLLVEDVTDTQLLEDKLVHSERLASIGRLAAGVAHEIGNPITGIACLAQNLREEREGDSELKEISSQILEQTKRVTRIVQSLMSFAHAGGRQQASEPVCLAEVAQDAIGLLSLNKRSIEVNFFNLCDPHHIVEGDPQRLAQVLINLLSNARDASPVGSAIRVRSEASEHTVDLIVEDEGSGIPKAIMDRLFEPFFTTKDPGKGTGLGLALVYSIVEEHYGQITIESPADSESQRGTRIRVTLPRFVEATSAVS from the coding sequence ATGCTGATGAGCTTTAGCCTCACGCAGCTGATCCTGATCAGCGCTGCCTACCTCCTGGCCTTGTTTGGCGTGGCCTGGCTCAGTGACCGAGGCTTCGTCCCGCGCTGGATCATCCGCCACCCGCTGACCTACACCCTGTCGCTGGGCGTCTATGCCAGCGCGTGGGCCTTCTACGGCACCGTGGGACTGGCTTACCAGTACGGTTACGGCTTCCTCGCCAGCTACCTGGGCGTATCCGGCGCCTTCCTGCTGGCGCCGGTGCTGCTCTATCCGATTCTGCGGATCACGCGCACCTATCAGCTGTCGTCGCTGGCCGACCTGTTCGCCTTCCGCTTCCGCAGCACCTGGGCCGGGGCCCTGACCACGGTGATCATGATCATCGGCGTGCTGCCCCTGCTGGCTTTGCAGATCCAGGCGGTGGCCGACTCCATCGGCATCCTCACCCGCGAGCCGGTGCACAACCGTGTAGCGGCGAGCTTCTGCGCCCTGATCACGCTCTTCACCATCCTCTTCGGCGCCCGCCACATCGCCACCCGGGAAAAACACGCCGGATTGGTATTCGCCATCGCCTTCGAGTCGGTGGTGAAGCTGGTCGCCCTTGGGGGTATCGGCCTCTACGCGCTCTACGGCGTGTTCGGCGGCCCACGCGAGCTGGAACTCTGGCTGCTGCAGAACCAGGCGGCACTCTCCACCCTGCACACGCCGTTGCAGGAAGGCCCGTGGCGCACCCTGCTGCTGGTGTTCTTCGCCTCGGCGATCGTCATGCCGCACATGTACCACATGACGTTCACCGAGAACCTCAACCCCCGCGCCATGGTCAGCGCCAGCTGGGGTCTTCCGCTGTTCCTGCTGCTGATGAGCCTGGCCATTCCGCTGATCCTCTGGGCCGGCCTCAAGCTGGGCGCCACCACCAATCCGGAATACTTCACCCTGGGCCTGGGCCTTGCGGTGGATAACCCAGCGCTGGCACTGCTCGCCTATGTCGGGGGACTGTCCGCCGCCAGCGGCCTGATCATCGTGCTGACCCTCGCCCTCTCGGGCATGGCGCTCAACCACCTGGTGCTGCCGCTCTACCAGCCGCCGGCCGAAGGCAACATCTACCGCTGGCTGAAGTGGACCCGCCGCGCCCTGATCGCCTTCATCATCATGGCGGGCTACGGCTTCTACTTGCTGCTGGGAGCAGAACAGGACCTGTCGAACCTCGGCATCGTCGCCTTCGTCGCCACCCTGCAGTTCCTTCCCGGCGCGCTCTCGGTGCTGTACTGGCCCACCGCCAACCGCCGTGGCTTCATCGCTGGCCTGCTGGCGGGCTTCGGCGTCTGGCTGTTCAGCATGCTGCTGCCCCTGGTCGGCAACCTGCAGGGCATCTACCTGCCGCTGTTCAACGCCATCTATGTCCTCGACGACACCAGCTGGCACATCGCAGCCATCGCCTCCCTGGCGGCCAACGTGCTGATCTTCACCCTGGTGTCGCTTTTCACCGAGGCCAGCCCTGAAGAACGCAGCGCCGCCGAAGCCTGCACCGTGGACAACGTGCGCCGGCCGCAGCGCCGCGAACTGATGGCCAGCTCGCCCCAGGAATTCGCCACCCAACTGGCCAAGCCCCTGGGCGCCAAGACCGCACAGAAGGAAGTGGAACAGGCCCTGCGCGACCTCCACTTGCCGTTCGACGAGCGCCGCCCCTACGCCCTGCGTCGCCTGCGCGACCGGATCGAAGCCAACCTCTCCGGCCTGATGGGCCCGAGCGTGGCCCAGGACATGGTGGAGACCTTCCTGCCCTACAAATCCGGCAGCGAGGGTTACGTCACCGAAGACATCCACTTCATCGAAAGCCGGCTGGAGGACTACCACTCGCGCCTCACCGGCCTCGCCGCGGAACTGGATGCCCTGCGTCGTTACCACCGCCAGACCCTGCAGGAATTGCCCATGGGCGTCTGCTCCCTGGCCAAGGATCAGGAAATCCTCATGTGGAACCGCGCCATGGAAGAACTCACCGAGATTCCGGCGCAGCGGGTGGTGGGCTCGCGCCTGTCCACCATCGCCGATCCCTGGAAGGGCCTGCTGGAAGGCTTCATCAACGTTCCGGACGAACACCTGCACAAGCAGCGCCTGACCCTGGACGGTCAGGTCCGCGCGCTGAACCTGCACAAGGCAGCCATCGAGGAACCCCTGGCGCCGGGCAGCAGCGGCCTGGTGCTACTGGTAGAGGACGTCACCGATACCCAACTGCTGGAAGACAAGCTGGTGCATTCCGAGCGCCTCGCCTCCATCGGCCGACTGGCCGCCGGCGTCGCTCACGAGATCGGCAACCCCATCACCGGCATCGCCTGCCTGGCGCAGAACCTGCGCGAAGAGCGTGAGGGTGACTCCGAGCTGAAGGAGATCAGCAGCCAGATCCTCGAACAGACCAAGCGTGTTACCCGCATCGTCCAGTCGCTGATGAGCTTCGCCCATGCCGGCGGCCGCCAGCAGGCCAGCGAACCGGTTTGCCTCGCCGAAGTGGCGCAGGACGCCATCGGCCTGCTATCGCTGAACAAGCGCAGCATCGAGGTGAACTTCTTCAACCTCTGCGACCCGCACCACATCGTGGAAGGCGACCCCCAGCGACTCGCCCAGGTCCTGATCAATCTGCTGTCCAACGCCCGCGACGCCTCTCCGGTGGGCAGCGCCATCCGCGTGCGTAGCGAAGCGTCGGAGCACACCGTCGACCTTATTGTCGAAGACGAAGGCAGCGGAATTCCGAAGGCGATCATGGACCGTCTGTTCGAACCCTTCTTCACCACCAAGGACCCAGGGAAAGGGACCGGCCTTGGCCTTGCACTGGTCTATTCGATCGTGGAAGAGCATTATGGACAGATAACCATAGAAAGCCCGGCCGACTCCGAGAGCCAGCGCGGCACCCGAATCAGGGTGACGCTGCCTCGTTTTGTCGAAGCAACATCCGCCGTGAGCTGA